The proteins below are encoded in one region of Oncorhynchus masou masou isolate Uvic2021 chromosome 15, UVic_Omas_1.1, whole genome shotgun sequence:
- the LOC135556009 gene encoding LOW QUALITY PROTEIN: serine/threonine-protein kinase TAO2-like (The sequence of the model RefSeq protein was modified relative to this genomic sequence to represent the inferred CDS: inserted 1 base in 1 codon), with protein MPSSVRAGNLKDPDVAELFYRDDPEKLFADLREIGHGSFGAVYFARDVRNNEVVAIKKMSYTGKQSNEKWQDIIKEVKFLQKLRHPNTIEYRGCYLREHTAWLVMEYCLGSASDLLEVHKKPLQEVEIAAITHGALLGLAYLHSHNMIHRDVKAGNILLTEPGQVKLGDFGSASIVAPANSFVGXPYWMAPEVILAMDEGQYDGKVDVWSLGITCIELAERKPPLFNMNAMSALYHIAQNESPILASNHWSDYFRNFVDSCLQKIPQDRPISDVLLNHRFLCRERPLTAVMDLIARTKDAVRELDNLQYRKMKKILFHEAHSGPTPEGGEEEEEVEQYLLRTGTVGSMESSQSVPSMSISASSQSSSVNSLADGSDDSNEMAMMTEGEHTVTSNSSIIHRPTGQDNIYDDPYQPEIDQQQPSSAARRRAYYRNRDHFATIRTASLVTRQIQEHEQGSALREQMSGYKRMRRQHQKQLMGLENKLKAEMDEHQLRLDKELENQRNTFGGEGDKLGKKHQAILEKETKAALAEEKKFQQHILSQQKKELTSLLESQKRQYRQRKDQLKEELNENQSTPKREKQEWLVRQKECLQQLQAEEEAGLLRRQRQYYELQCRQYKRKMLLARHNLEQDLLREDLNKKQTQRDLECAMLLRHHESTQELEFRQLGAVQRTRADLIRTQHQTELTNQMEYNKRREQELRQKHTVEVRQQPKSLKSKELQIKRQFQDTCKIQTRQYKALRNHLLESTPKADHKAVLKRLKEEQTRKLAILAEQYDHSINDMLSTQALRLDETQEAEYQVLRMQLQQELELLNAYQSKIKIHTDSQHEREAKDLEQRVSIRRALLEQRIEEEMLSLQNERSERIRTLLERQAREIEAFDSESMRLGFSNMALTGIPAEAFNQGYPNPSPSSGPGGWPSRPVPRSGSHWSHGVQNSVAPPSWRSQNSCSGGGGFSRAESITLSHGLGRDSEMNMSGRGHSSNSSSSSSSSSSHHHHHHQQQQQQQQQQHYLPQHYHHHHQSTPHLYRESREREDREREREWGGGGGGHQHHHHGGGVHHHHLSQHASAQSLALLPPPPPPPPISLYSSSPPSSSSSSSSQGGGYGGLVARGPSLMALRNSPQPLRRTASGGPGGAGGGEGVLSRSTSVTSHISNGSHLSYS; from the exons ATGCCCTCGAGTGTGCGGGCGGGCAATCTAAAGGACCCGGATGTGGCTGAGCTCTTCTACAGAGATGACCCTGAGAAGCTTTTCGCTGACCTCCGAGAGATCGGTCATGGCAGCTTCGGGGCAGTCTACTTC GCCCGAGATGTGCGCAACAACGAGGTGGTGGCCATCAAGAAGATGTCCTACACTGGCAAGCAGTCCAACGAG AAATGGCAGGATATCATCAAGGAGGTGAAGTTCCTCCAGAAGCTCCGTCATCCCAACACCATCGAGTACAGAGGATGCTACCTCAGAGAACACACAGCATGG ctggTGATGGAGTACTGTTTAGGCTCTGCCTCCGATCTTCTGGAAG TTCACAAGAAGCCACTACAGGAGGTGGAAATAGCTGCTATTACCCATGGTGCACTGCTGGGCTTGGCCTATcttcactcccacaacatgatccACAG ggatGTGAAGGCAGGGAAcatcctcctgacagagccggGCCAGGTGAAGCTGGGAGACTTTGGCTCTGCCTCCATTGTTGCCCCTGCCAACTCCTTTGTAG ACCCCTACTG GATGGCTCCGGAAGTGATCCTAGCGATGGACGAGGGTCAGTACGACGGCAAGGTGGACGTCTGGTCTCTGGGCATCACCTGTATAGAGCTGG CGGAGAGGAAGCCTCCTCTGTTCAATATGAATGCTATGAGTGCCTTATACCACATCGCGCAGAACGAGAGCCCCATCCTAGCGTCCAATCACTG GTCTGATTATTTCCGTAACTTTGTGGACTCCTGTCTACAGAAGATTCCCCAGGACAGGCCTATCTCTGATGTGTTGCTCAAT CACCGGTTTCTGTGTCGTGAGCGTCCCCTGACGGCGGTGATGGACCTGATAGCGAGGACCAAGGACGCAGTGCGGGAGCTGGACAACCTTCAGTACAGGAAGATGAAGAAGATCCTCTTCCACGAAGCCCACAGCGGACCCACCCCAGAGGGaggcgaggaggaggag GAGGTGGAGCAGTACCTGCTGCGCACGGGCACTGTGGGCAGCATGGAGAGTTCCCAGTCTGTGCCCAGTATGTCCATCTCCGCCAGCTCCCAGAGCTCCTCGGTCAACAGCCTGGCGGACGGCTCCGACGACAGCAACGAGATGGCCATGATGACCGAGGGAGAGCACACGGTCACCTCCAACTCCTCCATTATACACCGCCCTACT ggtcaggataatatctatgatgACCCATACCAGCCAGAGATAGACCAGCAGCAGCCCTCGTCAGCCGCCCGCCGCAGGGCCTACTACCGCAACCGGGACCACTTCGCCACCATCCGCACGGCCTCCCTG gttactCGTCAGATCCAGGAGCACGAGCAGGGCTCAGCGCTGAGGGAGCAGATGTCTGGCTATAAGAGGATGAGGCGGCAGCACCAGAAACAGTTGATGGGCCTGGAGAACAAGCTGAAGGCTGAGATGGATGAGCACCAGCTGAGACTAGACAAAGAGCTGGAGAACCAGAGGAACACCTTCGGAGGCGAGGGGGACAAACTGGGCAAGAAACACCAGGCCATActggagaaggag accAAGGCAGCCCTAGCTGAGGAGAAGAAGTTCCAGCAGCATATCCTGAGCCAGCAGAAGAAAGAGTTGACCAGTCTACTGGAGTCTCAGAAACGCCAGTACCGCCAGCGCAAGGACCAGCTCAAAGAG GAACTGAATGAGAACCAGTCGACCCCTAAGCGGGAGAAGCAGGAATGGCTGGTGCGTCAGAAGGAGTGTCTGCAGCAGCTGCAGGCGGAGGAGGAGGCGGGGCTGCTGAGGAGACAGAGGCAGTATTACGAGCTGCAGTGTCGCCAGTACAAGAGGAAGATGCTGCTGGCCCGACACAATCTGGAACAAGACCTGCTCAGAGAG gACCTGAACAAGAAGCAGACCCAGAGGGACCTGGAGTGTGCCATGCTGCTGAGGCACCACGAGTCCACCCAGGAGCTGGAGTTCCGTCAGCTGGGGGCGGTGCAGCGTACGCGGGCCGACCTGATCCGCACGCAGCACCAGACAGAGCTCACTAACCAAATGGAGTACAACAAGCGGAGGGAGCAGGAACTCCGGCAGAAACACACCGTGGAGGTCCGCCAGCAGCCCAAGAGCCTCAAG tCCAAGGAGCTCCAGATCAAGCGTCAGTTCCAGGACACGTGTAAGATCCAGACGCGTCAGTACAAGGCCCTGAGGAACCATCTGTTGGAGAGCACTCCCAAGGCCGACCACAAGGCGGTGCTCAAGAGGCTGAAGGAGGAGCAGACCAGGAAACTGGCCATCCTGGCCGAGCAATACGACCACTCTATCAACGACATGCTGTCCACACAGGCT cTGCGATTGGACGAGACCCAGGAAGCAGAATACCAGGTGCTGCGGATGCAGCTGCAGCAGGAGTTGGAGCTGCTGAACGCTTACCAGAGCAAGATCAAGATTCACACAGACTCCCAGCATGAGAGAGAAGCCAAGGACCTGGAGCAAAGGGTGTCCATCCGCAGGGCCCTGCTGGAACAGAGG attgAGGAAGAGATGTTGTCTCTGCAGAACGAGCGTTCAGAGCGTATCCGTACTCTACTGGAGCGCCAGGCACGGGAGATCGAGGCTTTTGACTCGGAGAGCATGCGTCTTGGCTTCAGCAACATGGCTCTGACGGGCATCCCCGCCGAGGCCTTCAACCAGGGCTACCCCAATCCCAGTCCCTCCTCTGGCCCCGGGGGCTGGCCCTCCCGCCCTGTTCCTCGCTCCGGGAGCCACTGGAGCCACGGCGTGCAGAACTCTGTGGCGCCTCCTTCGTGGCGTAGCCAGAACAGCTGCAGCGGTGGAGGAGGTTTCAGCCGTGCCGAGTCGATCACTTTGTCTCACGGCCTTGGGAGGGATAGTGAGATGAACATGAGTGGTAGAGGCCACTCCTCCaactcctcatcttcctcctcttcctcgtcctcccaccatcatcaccatcaccagcagcagcagcagcagcagcagcagcaacactaCCTCCCccagcactaccaccaccaccaccagagcACGCCACACCTGTACCGAGAGAGCCGCGAGCGCGAGGAccgcgagagggagagagagtgggggggtggtggaggaggacaccaacaccatcaccacggGGGAGGAgttcatcaccaccacctctcccaaCACGCCTCAGCCCAGTCCCTGGCTCTCCTGCCACCTCCGCCTCCCCCACCACCtatctccctctactcctcctcgccgccctcctcttcctcctcctcgtcttcccAGGGAGGGGGATACGGGGGTCTGGTTGCCAGGGGCCCCAGCCTGATGGCCCTGAGGAACAGCCCCCAGCCCCTGAGGAGGACGGCCTCAGGGGGGCCCGGCGGAGCAGGGGGGGGTGAGGGGGTTCTGAGCCGGAGCACCTCAGTCACCTCACACATCTCCAACGGCTCCCACCTCTCCTACTCTTAA
- the cdipt gene encoding CDP-diacylglycerol--inositol 3-phosphatidyltransferase isoform X1 — translation MAEENIFLFVPNLIGYARIVLALLAFYLMPCCPVPAVFFYLLSALLDAFDGHAARALNQGTKFGAMLDMLTDRCATMCLLVNLALLYPSYTFLFQISMSLDIASHWLHLHSSTMKGSTSHKAIDLSGNPILRLYYTSRPVLFVMCMGNELFFCLLYVSYYIEEPHVWLQWLLGVCAVVCVLKSAISVLHLITASRNMAAIDVSDRERERSKAE, via the exons ATGGCCGAGGAAAACATCTTCCTTTTCGTTCCGAATTTGATCG GCTATGCCCGCATCGTGCTGGCTCTGCTTGCCTTCTACCTAATGCCATGCTGTCCCGTACCAGCTGTGTTCTTCTACCTGCTCAGTGCCCTCCTGGATGCCTTTGATGGGCACGCTGCCCGCGCCCTCAACCAAG GCACTAAGTTTGGTGCGATGCTGGACATGTTGACAGACCGCTGTGCCACCATGTGTCTCCTGGTCAACCTAGCTCTGCTTTACCCCTCCTACACCTTCCTCTTCCAGATCAGCATGAGCCTGGACATCGCCAGCCACTGGCTGCACCTGCACAG ctCAACGATGAAGGGATCCACCAGCCACAAGGCCATTGATCTATCTGGAAACCCCATTCTTCGCCTCTACTACACTTCCCGT CCGGTGCTGTTTGTCATGTGTATGGGAAACGAGCTCTTCTTCTGCCTGCTCTACGTCTCCTACTACATTGAGGAACCCCATG TGTGGCTGCAGTGGCTGCTTGGTGTCTGTGCCGTGGTGTGTGTGCTGAAGTCTGCCATCAGCGTTCTGCACCTGATCACTGCCTCCAGGAACATGGCTGCCATCGACGTGTCCGAccgtgagagggagaggagcaaggccgagtga
- the cdipt gene encoding CDP-diacylglycerol--inositol 3-phosphatidyltransferase isoform X2 yields the protein MAEENIFLFVPNLIGTKFGAMLDMLTDRCATMCLLVNLALLYPSYTFLFQISMSLDIASHWLHLHSSTMKGSTSHKAIDLSGNPILRLYYTSRPVLFVMCMGNELFFCLLYVSYYIEEPHVWLQWLLGVCAVVCVLKSAISVLHLITASRNMAAIDVSDRERERSKAE from the exons ATGGCCGAGGAAAACATCTTCCTTTTCGTTCCGAATTTGATCG GCACTAAGTTTGGTGCGATGCTGGACATGTTGACAGACCGCTGTGCCACCATGTGTCTCCTGGTCAACCTAGCTCTGCTTTACCCCTCCTACACCTTCCTCTTCCAGATCAGCATGAGCCTGGACATCGCCAGCCACTGGCTGCACCTGCACAG ctCAACGATGAAGGGATCCACCAGCCACAAGGCCATTGATCTATCTGGAAACCCCATTCTTCGCCTCTACTACACTTCCCGT CCGGTGCTGTTTGTCATGTGTATGGGAAACGAGCTCTTCTTCTGCCTGCTCTACGTCTCCTACTACATTGAGGAACCCCATG TGTGGCTGCAGTGGCTGCTTGGTGTCTGTGCCGTGGTGTGTGTGCTGAAGTCTGCCATCAGCGTTCTGCACCTGATCACTGCCTCCAGGAACATGGCTGCCATCGACGTGTCCGAccgtgagagggagaggagcaaggccgagtga